A genome region from Eurosta solidaginis isolate ZX-2024a chromosome 2, ASM4086904v1, whole genome shotgun sequence includes the following:
- the LOC137239668 gene encoding uncharacterized protein, with product MVNIYREVCQQFKRRWWVRPVNRTRKTLSFHETSFAQLKLSDEEHFFKATRMNVAKFNALVNLLRERLKRFSIREPISEEIRLGITLMFLAQGCNSQYLAWSYKLGVSTVRKIIYETCDAIWHGLREIYLAQPNQTELKNIADRFYAKTGMPHYLGAVDGKHVKVVCPKRSGSLFFNYKKTFSVVLIAICDYSYTFSFVDVGALGSQSDGGILARSVFGNMILRNDLEIPPPDNLPGTDQIFPYFFVGDSAFPLKPNLMRPYPGRNLSPAKRNYNKRLSSVRVHIENTFGILANRWRVLHTTIHAAPENVDKIVLATIVLHNYLMLDSSSGYFDPNRASSDENGNFDCGQLSTRMTSIQIAHSNRSTNEAFSLRGN from the exons ATGGTGAATATATATCGCGAGGTGTGCCAGCAGTTTAAGCGGCGATGGTGGGTGCGGCCAGTTAATCGTACAAGGAAGACTCTGAGCTTCCACGAAACTTCCTTCGCACAGTTGAAACTCTCAGATGAAGAACATTTCTTCAAGGCAACTCGTATGAATGTTGCAAAGTTTAATGCGCTAGTGAATTTGTTACGAGAGCGACTTAAACGTTTTTCCATAAGAGAACCAATAAGTGAAGAAATCCGTTTGGGTATCACTTTGAT GTTCTTGGCACAGGGCTGTAATTCACAGTATTTAGCTTGGTCATATAAATTGGGTGTTTctacagttaggaaaataatataCGAGACATGCGATGCAATTTGGCATGGACTACGCGAAATTTACCTTGCCCAACCAAATCAAACCGAATTGAAAAACATTGCAGACAG GTTCTATGCAAAAACTGGAATGCCTCATTATCTCGGCGCGGTGGACGGAAAACATGTGAAAGTAGTTTGCCCCAAACGTAGTGGTTCActcttttttaattacaaaaagacATTCAGTGTAGTTCTGATTGCAATATGCGATTATAGCTATACGTTTTCATTTGTAGACGTTGGTGCGTTGGGAAGCCAAAGCGATGGGGGAATTTTGGCACGAAGCGTATTTGGTAACATGATTCTAAGAAACGACCTGGAAATTCCTCCCCCAGATAACCTTCCAG GTACGGACCAAATATTTCCATATTTTTTCGTCGGTGACAGCGCATTTCCTCTGAAGCCTAATCTCATGCGCCCTTACCCTGGTAGAAATTTGTCACCCGCCAAACGAAATTATAACAAAAGGTTATCCTCCGTACGAGTGCACATTGAAAACACCTTTGGTATATTAGCAAATAGATGGAGAGTTCTTCATACAACGATTCACGCTGCTCCAGAAAATGTGGACAAAATTGTTTTAGCAACTATAGTCTTGCACAATTATTTAATGCTTGACAGTAGTAGTGGATACTTCGATCCGAACAGAGCCAGCAGTGATGAAAATGGGAATTTCGATTGTGGACAACTTTCAACAAGAATGACATCTATTCAAATTGCTCATTCCAATCGATCAACAAATGAAGCATTTAGTTTGAGAGGGAACTAG
- the LOC137242359 gene encoding uncharacterized protein, with amino-acid sequence MNAMQFLDDYPDSRKTVGNCDPGMINEHTDVYEKSTDYSNSSNREPLIVCESQISENSTDYSNSPNAIMDATFEPYIVYEPQLVDENSKPSNDKAARSYVAQNKNRKSKKQADAEVTSVFKDVLKECAKTIQEIACAHEQEKIRDSTSLLFESLAKTISSANLSQNNVRNIERKVVALVYEELGKTSVQ; translated from the exons ATGAATGCAATGCAGTTTTTAGACGACTATCCTGATTCAAGAAA aactGTTGGAAATTGTGATCCTGGCATGATTAACGAACATACTGATGTATATGAAAAGTCAACAGATTACTCAAACTCTTCAAATCGTGAACCACTTATTGTATGCGAATCGCAAATAAGCGAAAATTCGACAGATTATTCCAATTCTCCAAATGCAATTATGGATGCTACTTTCGAACCGTATATAGTATACGAACCACAGTTAGTTGACGAGAATTCCAAACCTTCAAATGATAAAGCAGCTAGAAGCTATGTCGCTCAGAATAAGAACCGGAAGTCAAAAAAGCAAGCAGATGCCGAAGTTACTTCAGTTTTCAAGGATGTGCTAAAAGAATGCGCAAAAACAATCCAAGAGATAGCTTGTGCCCATGAGCAGGAAAAAATACGGGATTCAACTTCGCTTTTGTTTGAAAGCTTGGCGAAAACAATTTCCAGTGCCAACTTATCACAGAATAATGTGCGCAATATTGAAAGGAAAGTTGTTGCTTTAGTTTATGAAGAACTAGGAAAGACAAGTGTTCAATAA